The following are encoded together in the Ovis aries strain OAR_USU_Benz2616 breed Rambouillet chromosome X, ARS-UI_Ramb_v3.0, whole genome shotgun sequence genome:
- the LOC114111452 gene encoding melanoma-associated antigen B4-like — protein sequence MPRKHKSKHHAHGKRHQVQGDTQEAQASAAAAPGEECPSSPSSVPQGSPPSSLAAGDRQELQGAMAPSSPDAEASRAGADQGAQGPEEESADAARAALLARSIRKDPLMRKASMVMDFLLERYTKKEPITKNAMLNVIGRKYKQHFPEILSRASERVELVFGLELKEVDCSRNIYALVNKFTLGVEEGSSDEEALPKSGLLMALLGVIFMKGNRATEEEIWDFLNVLGIYAGRKHSIFGEPRKLITKDLVQKGYLNYRKVPNSDPPIYEFLWGPRSYAETNKMKVLEVLAKIQDTVPSSFPDLYDEALRDQAFRAGLRGIPISPAMAEASAPSRAKSYSSSHI from the coding sequence ATGCCTCGGAAGCACAAAAGCAAGCATCATGCCCACGGGAAACGTCACCAGGTCCAGGGGGACACTCAGGAGGCCCAGGCCAGTGCTGCTGCAGCCCCAGGAGAGGagtgcccctcctccccctcttctGTCCCTCAGGGTTCTCCCCCGAGCTCCCTTGCTGCTGGCGATCGCCAGGAGCTTCAGGGAGCCATGGCCCCTAGCTCTCCTGATGCAGAGGCTTCCCGTGCAGGAGCTGATCAAGGTGCCCAGGGCCCCGAGGAGGAAAGTGCAGATGCCGCCCGAGCAGCCCTCCTCGCTCGGAGCATTCGCAAAGATCCTCTCATGCGGAAGGCCAGCATGGTGATGGATTTCCTGCTGGAGAGGTACACCAAGAAGGAGCCCATCACAAAGAATGCCATGCTGAATGTCATCGGAAGGAAGTACAAGCAGCACTTCCCGGAGATCCTGAGCAGAGCCTCTGAGCGCGTGGAGCTGGTGTTTGGCCTGGAGCTGAAGGAAGTCGACTGCAGCAGGAACATCTACGCCCTCGTCAACAAGTTCACTCTCGGGGTTGAGGAAGGTTCAAGTGATGAGGAGGCGCTGCCCAAGTCTGGTCTCCTCATGGCGCTCCTGGGCGTCATCTTTATGAAGGGTAACCGCGCCACCGAGGAGGAGATCTGGGATTTCCTCAATGTGTTGGGGATCTATGCTGGGAGGAAGCACTCCATCTTTGGGGAGCCCAGAAAGCTCATCACCAAAGATCTGGTGCAGAAGGGGTACCTCAACTACCGCAAGGTGCCCAATAGCGATCCTCCAATCTACGAGTTCCTGTGGGGCCCGAGATCTTATGCTGAGACCAATAAGATGAAGGTGTTGGAAGTTCTGGCCAAGATCCAGGATACGGTCCCGAGTTCCTTCCCAGACCTCTATGACGAGGCTCTGAGAGATCAGGCGTTTAGAGCAGGGCTGAGAGGCATTCCCATTTCTCCAGCCATGGCTGAAGCCAGTGCCCCTTCCAGGGCCAAGTCCTACAGCTCCTCCCATATCTAG